In Dama dama isolate Ldn47 chromosome X, ASM3311817v1, whole genome shotgun sequence, one genomic interval encodes:
- the LOC133052852 gene encoding E3 ubiquitin-protein ligase RLIM-like, with protein MESSDSDDEEDRVSVRRRDQIDRKAREDDYFRFVSDLSEEDYILMRDNNLLGPLGESTEEELLQRLQLMKENLRQNSDENPDRGDANVASEQKENPSWKEESPISANSDELRFGLERNLDPDDENSNPENECVASAKLPRREDMEDSQRQVESPQSESLFTRPSTPEQDMTETLMEVPPTGSQRRLRSRSPVYRRTRARTDSWSPPHSLWEIFQRINEDIPSQTFKQPLISENERFSRTGHEETLRQQMPGHELQNRDLIETSTTRNAVHEECYSDTTCSSESWKVMETNPTTPFNLEVGRVHYQACSQRDSRVSRTQLTSDSPNNTTTSESEKEELKPVFSHSDEANESAYVNTIGNPAHRILNTSLSDTTSVPTQSTLWPTMTGFSYSSNLMDSDSNLEHSVSPPSEYIERGESPNERHGPSGSDSRPGSASNARYDPDSSLIVISDSSPYLISSSASSPILISSSNDEDSETSSLILVENEERSLSTGLSETRQEGGRMTPIILDDSDSGSSLSLDQFFLLNEDDPYETIGLTKAQIDNLALRSFGENEEFKACSICITEYTEGNTLRILPCSHEFHDHCIDHWLAEHITCPICRGPVVDPSEADNSM; from the exons ATGGAAAGCTCAGATTCCGACGATGAAGAAGACAGAGTTTCGGTCCGACGCAGAGATCAGATAGACCGAAAAGCTCGAGAAGATGATTACTTCAGATTCGTAAGTGATCTGAGTGAAGAAGATTACATACTTATGAGGGACAACAATTTGCTCGGCCCCCTAGGTGAAAGTACAGAAGAAGAGTTGTTGCAGAGACTGcaattaatgaaagaaaacctACGACAAAACTCAGATGAAAATCCAG atAGAGGCGATGCAAATGTGGCAagtgaacaaaaagaaaatccttcTTGGAAAGAAGAGAGCCCAATTAGTGCTAACAGTGATGAGCTCAGATTTGGCTTAGAAAGAAATCTTGACCCTGATGATGAGAACTCAAATCCAGAGAATGAATGTGTAGCATCTGCAAAACTTCCCAGAAGAGAAGATATGGAAGACAGCCAAAGGCAAGTGGAAAGTCCACAATCTGAGTCACTATTTACAAGACCATCTACACCAGAACAAGATATGACAGAAACATTAATGGAAGTCCCACCGACTGGAAGTCAGAGAAGACTAAGAAGTAGGAGCCCAGTCTATCGGAGAACCAGAGCAAGGACTGACAGTTGGTCACCTCCACATTCACTGTGggaaatttttcaaagaattaatgAAGATATACCATCTCAGACTTTTAAGCAACCTCTCATAAGTGAGAATGAGAGATTTTCTAGAACTGGGCATGAAGAAACACTGAGACAGCAAATGCCTGGACATGAGTTGCAAAATAGGGATCTTATTGAAACTTCTACAACTAGGAATGCTGTTCATGAAGAATGTTATTCAGATACAACATGCAGTAGTGAATCTTGGAAAGTGATGGAAACAAATCCAACCACTCCCTTCAATCTTGAAGTAGGACGAGTTCATTATCAAGCATGTTCTCAGAGAGACAGCAGAGTTAGTAGAACTCAGTTAACATCTGACTCACCAAACAACACTACCACTTCAGAAAGTGAGAAAGAAGAACTGAAGCCTGTGTTTTCACATTCTGACGAGGCCAATGAGAGTGCTTATGTCAATACAATCGGAAATCCTGCTCATAGAATTTTAAATACTAGCTTAAGTGATACAACATCTGTTCCAACTCAGAGTACATTATGGCCGACAATGACAGGATTTAGTTACTCAAGTAATCTTATGGACAGTGACAGTAATTTAGAGCATAGTGTCTCACCTCCAAGTGAATACATAGAAAGGGGAGAGTCACCAAATGAAAGACATGGACCCAGTGGTAGTGATAGTCGACCTGGTTCTGCTTCAAATGCTAGATATGATCCTGATTCAAGTTTAATAGTGATATCAGATTCAAGCCCCTATTTGATTTCCAGCTCTGCATCCAGTCCTATATTAATTTCTAGCTCAAATGATGAAGATTCAGAAACTAGCTCTCTGATCTTGGTAGAGAATGAAGAAAGAAGCTTATCAACAGGCTTATCAGAGACCAGGCAAGAAGGTGGACGAATGACCCCAATAATACTTGATGATAGTGACTCTGGGTCCTCCCTTAGTCTGGATCAGTTTTTCCTCCTAAATGAAGATGACCCATACGAAACTATAGGACTTACCAAAGCACAGATTGACAACTTGGCTTTAAGATCTTTTGGAGAGAATGAAGAATTTAAAGCCTGTAGCATTTGTATCACAGAGTACACCGAAGGCAACACACTACGCATCCTACCTTGCTCCCATGAATTTCATGATCACTGCATTGATCACTGGCTGGCTGAGCACATAACCTGTCCTATTTGTCGTGGGCCAGTAGTGGATCCCTCTGAGGCAGATAATTCCATGTGA